TGGCTTGTTGAAGACAAAGCAAAAGTAAAACAAGCCGATTTGATTGCTATTGTAAGCTCAAATAAAGGAGATAGAGAAATTTATGCACAGTTTGACGGAACAATCAACATTGCGCTTAAAGAAGGAATGACAGTTTATGATGTCACTCAGAATAAAGATGCTTCAGATGTTGTTCGTACAAATGGTGGTGTCTTAGGAATTATAGATTATGATAAAGAACAACCTCTTTTAAACCCAAATGGAACACCACAAACAAAGTCAATCCCTTTAGTTGTTTTTTGGCTTGTTTTGGGAGCAATTTATTTTACCTTCAAAATGAATTTTATCAATTTTAGAGGTTTCAAACACGCAATTGATTTGGTAAGTGGAAAATTTGATGACCCTGAACATGATACTGGAGAAGTTTCTCACTTTCAAGCACTTACTACGGCACTTTCGGCTACCGTTGGTTTAGGAAATATTGCCAGTGTTGCTATTGCAATTTCTATTGGAGGACCAGGAGCAACTTTTTGGATGATTACAGCAGGTCTTTTAGGAATGTCTTCAAAATTTGTAGAATGTACATTGGGTGTGAAATATAGAATTATTGATAAAGAAGGGACAGTTTTTGGAGGTCCTATGTATTATTTGAGTCAAGGATTAGCTAAAAAACGTTTAGGTGTTTTGGGTAAAGTTTTGGCTGTTACTTTTGCTGTTCTTTGTATTGGAGGCTCTTTTGGTGGTGGAAACATGTTCCAAGTAAATCAAGCCTTTGCACAATTGGAAGGACAAATTCCAGCATTAGTAGGTAATGGAGTATGGTTTGGAGTTGGTTTTGCCATTTTAGTAGGTGTCGTAATCATTGGAGGTATCAAAAGTATTGCTAAAGTAACGGATAAAATTGTTCCGTTTATGTGTGGTATTTATGTTTTGGCTGCCCTTATTGTAATTATGATAAATATTACTGCTGTTGGTGATGCAATTATGCTTATTTTTGATGGTGCTTTTAATGCTGAAGCTGCTGCTGGTGGTTTTATCGGTGTTTTGATACAAGGTTTCCGTCGTGCAGCCTTCTCTAATGAAGCTGGTGTAGGTTCGGCTTCTATTGCTCACTCAGCTGCCAAAACAGATGAGCCTGTAAGTGAAGGAATTGTAGCTCTTTTAGAGCCATTTATCGATACAGTTATCGTTTGTACAATGACTGCACTTGTTATTATTTTTACAGGAGAATATGCAAATACAGAGGGTTTATCAGGTGCAATCTTGACTTCTAAAGCCTTTGGTAAATCAATTCCTTGGTTTCCTTATGTACTGACTATTGCTATTGTTTTGTTTGCTTTCTCTACTATGATTTCTTGGTCATATTATGGTGAAAGAGCGTGGGCTTATCTTTTCGGACAAAGCAAAGTTGCGAGCTTAGTTTACAAAGCTATTTTTCTGATTTTCGTAGTAATTGGTGCTTCTATCGAACTAGGTGCAGTAGTAGACTTTTCAGATATGATGATTTTGGGAATGGCATTTCCAAATATTTTGGGTCTGATAATCTTATCACCAGAAGTGAGGAAGGATTTAAGAGAATATTTTGGAAAAGTAAAATCAGGTGCAATAAAGAAGTTTAAATAAAACTTTGAATTAAGATACTATAAAAAAAGGCTTGAAATTTAATTTTCAAGCCTTTTTGTTTTTCTTTTTACTTTATCGTCTGCATTTCCTCTGGCAATTTAACATGTTTTTCTATAAACTTTTGAATATCCTCAATAGTATGTTCGTCTGTAAACTGAACAGGTTTTTTAAAGGTTACTTGTAAATCTGTACCTCGTTTTTTCAAAAAGAATCCCTTTTTATCAAATGCTCTTCTAAAGCCGTTTATGTAAACAGGAACTACAATTGGTTTTAGTTCATGAATCAAATGTGCTGAGCCTTTTCTGACTGGTGCAAATGCTTTTGTTGTCCCTTGTGGAAAAGTTACTACCCAACCTTCTGCTAAGGCTTGTTTTATTTTATTGGGGGCAGATGTATCAGCTCCCCGATTAACTTCTTCTCCTTTTGCCCTCCAACTTCTTTTTATGGTTACTGCGCCTGTATAAGCTAACAATTTAGGCAACCAGCCACCATCTTTCATTGTTTCTTCAGCAGCGACATAAAACATTTTTGTACGTGGATTGAGAAGATAAACAGGAAAGTTTATATTTTTAAGTTTCCATTTTACGCTACAAAAAATATGATACATGACCATTACATCAGCAAAATAAGTTTGATGATTGGAAATAAACATAACTCCTTTATTAGGAAGGTTTATCAAATGCTCTGCACCTTCTACTTTTGTGTTATTCAGAATATTAAAACGTGGATAAGTAGCTGCCCCTAGAACGCCTACTAGCATTCGTTTCAAAAAAAGAAAATTTCCAAAGGGATCTTTTCTGATGAGTTTAATATCTTTTACTTGGTTTATCCAAGACATTTTCTGTTTGTCAGAACGTCTTTTATTAGTTTTTCTAAATTTTTTGGGCGATTGAATTTTATTTTTTTCTTCTTTGATAGGTGTGTGTGTGTCCATTATTTTATAAGTAAAAATGATAAAATGTGGTAGTATGAATAGTGTATTGGTTTGTTTGCTTTTTATACTAAACGAATAGCAATACACTTAGGTTTGGTTCTGAAAAGTTAAACAAATATTTTGAGAGTAAGTAGTTTTATTTTTTCTTAAATCATTTTCTATAAAAAAACTCTTTCTTATTCATCATTCTAAAAAAATAGAATAAAAATAAAAAAGAGTTTAGAAGTATTTTTATAAATAGATATAAGTTCAAATTTTTCTATATCTGTAAATAATTATGAATATAAATTAAATAAACTACTCATTCGTAATTAGCTTCACTGCTTTAGCAGATCATAATTTTTAATTCGTAATTATTTCTTATAATTATTCTCCTGCATTTTCTGTTGTTTCTTCCGTAGATGCTTCTGGAGCTTCTTCACTTGCTTCAGCAGCAGGCTCATTAGCTTTAGCAGCTTCTTCTTGTTTCTTACGGATAGCTTCAGTACGAGCTTCTTTTACCTTAGCTTCAGCAGCCATACGGTCTTTTGCAGCTTGTTGCTTATCACTAGAAAGTTTAGAAATACGGCTTTCAATTTTTTGATCTTTAGCTTCTCTCCAAGCTGCCATCTTTTCATCAGCAGATTCTTGAGTAATTGCTCCTTTGTTTACACCTAATTGAAGATGTTTACGGAACATTAAGCCTTTATAGTGCAACATTCTTCTTACTGTTTCTGAAGGTTGCGCTCCTACCATAAGCCATTTCATTGCTTTCTCATCGTCAATAACGATAGAAGCAGGAACAGTTTGTGGATTATAAGTCCCAATTTTTTCGATGAATTTACCATCACGTGGCGCTCGGGAGTCTGCTATCACGATTTCGAAACGTGCAGCTTTTTTGCGCCCTCTTCTTGCAAGTCTAATGCGAGTTGCCATAACTTATACAAAGTTTGAGAGGTCTGAAATAAAATAATTCTCTACAATAAAATAAAATAGAGCTTGTGATCCTTATACAGAAAACAAGACTGCAAAGGTAGAATTTTATTTTAATATTTACAATATTTTACTTCATTATTTAATTTCCAATGCTCCAATTTGATTAAAACCTTTATTTTTTGAGGTAATTGTAATGTACATTCTTTGGATTAGATATGCCCAAAACCCACAAATAAATGACATTAGAAGGGCTATTCCAAAATGAAAAAATAATCTAAAAAAAGTAATTTCTCCATATCCAATAAAATATTCTCCCAGATCAGTTCCATATTTCCATTGCATAAGTGCCAAAAAACAATGATGCCCAATAGCTAAACACGAATAAACAACCTGCATATGCCAATCTTGATAAATAATAAGAAGTGCTGCATTAGTAAAATAAAAAAAGTGCATTTCTGCCATTCCGTGAAGCTGACCTATAAATTGCAATAGAAAAATAGTATACACAACTGCAATCAAAGCTCTAGAAAGTTTACCCTCTTGCAAAACTAACCGAACTATAAGATACAACATACAGGTACAACCTGCTGTAATCCAAGTAAAAACCCACGTACTATATATAGGAGCAAGACAAATTCCAAGTAAAAAAAACAATCCCACAAACTTATCTGAAATAGAATCTACCTGCTTTTGTACCTCATTGAGATAATTTTCCTTATTGGTATATTCAACAATGGGAATCCATTTGTTAGTAAAAAATTTAGTCATATTTATAGAGTAGTTTAAAAAATAGGTAGGCAAAAAAGTAAACAGATACAGTAATTTTACAAATATAATCAGAAAAAACCATTGATTAATCAGCTTTTATTTGGAAAAGTGGAATAAAATGTAAAAATTACGTATTAGTTTATCCAATTCTATCTCTCTTGAGCGTTTTAGTAGTGTCTAAAAACGTTTTTGTCCAGAAAGCACATACAATAATTCATGAATTCATCCAATTTTAATAAATTTATAGAAGATTTTTCTTCCATTAATTCATCAGATGCAACCAATTTTGAAAGGGTTTTGAAAAAATATCCTTATTTTCAAACGGCTGCACTCTTTCTAGCTAAATCAAATCCTTTACAAAACAATACACAAACGGCTGCATTGCGTTCGGCAGACCGTAGAGTGTTACGCACTTGGTTAGACGAAAATTATAGGAAAGAATTAGAAAAAGAAAAGCGAGAACTAGAGGCTAGAAAAGCTGTTTTGGAAACAGAAAATTACAAAGAAAATGAAGAATTAGATATTAATACAGAGTCTATAAATGCCTTTGACAAACTTGTGGGAACGCCAACAGTAGTACCAAAAAATAAAGAAATATCAGAAAATACATCAGAAGAAAGCAATCAAAAGCTAGAAAATACTACTGAAAATAATCAAGAAATTGAAAATAAAGAAGTTATTTCTGAAAGCAATTTTTTTGATGACATTGAAGAAGATAACTCCATAACTAAAACAGAAACGACCGAAAGCCAAATTGATTCTTCTAGTTTTTTTGATGACTTAGAAGATAACGAAGAATTAGAAAAAATAGAGAATTCGACAATAAACTCTGATGCCAATTTCTTTGATGAAGTAGATGAAAACGAAAGTAATGAACCTATTTTCAAGGAACAATCAGATATAAATGAGCCTTTACCAACTTCAATTCCAGAAGAAAGCACTGATGCAAACTTCTTTGATGAAATAGATGAGAACGAAAGTAATGAACCTATTTTCAAGGAACAATCAGATATAAATGAACCTTTGCCAACTTCAATTCCAGAAGAAAGCACTGATGCTAATTTCTTTGATGAAATAGATGAAAACGAAAGTAATGAACCTATTTTCAAAGAACAATCAGATATAAATGAGCCTTTGCCAACTTCAATTCCAGAAGAAAGCACTGATGCTAATTTCTTTGATGAAATAGATGAAAACGAAAGTAATGAACCTATTTTCAAAGAACAATCAGATATAAATGCCCCTTTACCAACTTCAATTCCAGAAGAAAGCACTGATGCTAATTTCTTTGATGAAGTAGATGAAAACGAAAGTAATGAACCTATTTTCAAGGAACAATCAGATATAAATGAGCCTTTACTAACAAATACAGTTACAGAAATTCCTCCAACGACTACAGATGCTAACTTTTTTGATGAAATTGAAGGAGATGATGAGATTTTTGGAGATGCTCAAAAAGATTTAGATAATTATGATGCTTCAGGTTTTTCAAACTTTCCAGACTTTGAAGAAGAAAAAGAAGAAGTAGAAAAGAACAAAAAAGCAAATGAAGATGCAAAAGAAGATGGAAGTTTTTTTGATGATATTTAAAAAAATCCTTGTTGATACTGATTCAACAAGGATTTCTTTACAAAAATTTAAAACAGAATCTAAACCAATTCTTTCCATCCATTTTTATCAATATTTTCTACATCTGTAATTACTTTTTCTTTTAGGGCTTCTTTGAAGTGATCTAAACGAATCGCCAACTGTTCATCAGACGCACCCAAAATTTGAGCAGCCAAAATACCTGCATTCTTTGCTCCATCTAATGCCACAGTAGCCACAGGAACACCTGAAGGCATTTGTAAAATAGATAAAACAGAATCCCAACCATCAATAGAATTAGAAGACTTAACAGGAACACCAATTACAGGCAATGAAGTAAGTGAAGCCACCATTCCAGGTAAATGTGCTGCACCTCCTGCACCTGCAATGACTACTTTAACTCCATTTTTCCTTGCATTTTTGGCAAAATCAAACAAACGCTCAGGCGTACGATGTGCTGAAACAATTGTCAAAGAATATTCTACTTGAAGTTCTTCCAAAACTTCTGCTGCTGCACCCATTACTCGTAAATCAGAACGGCTACCCATTATTATCGAAACCATAATTTCTTTTTTGTAATTTTTATTCTACAAATTATTTAAAAATTCAGTACAATATTACAGAAAATGAGAGTAGAAAAGGAATTTTTGAAAGGTTTTATACAAAATTTTCAAACCAAAAAATCCTTATCGTTTTCAATCAACAATAAGGATTCAATAATTTTATTTTTTTGATAATTTATAATACTTCTTTCAAAACTTCTACTAACTCTTGATTTGTAATAGCTGTTTTTACTATCTCGCCTTTTGGATTGAGAAGGACGTGATAGGGAAGTCCAGAAACTTTATATTTATTGCACACAGCACTTTCCCAACCTTGTAAATCTGAAAGTTCTAACCAAGAAGAATTATTTTGAGCAATAGCTGTTTTCCAACGCTCCTTCGAATTATCTAAAGAAACAGACACAATTTCTAAATTCTTAGAATTATATTGCGAATATACTTCATTTAATACATTTCTATCTTTCATGCTTTCACTGTTCCATGAAGCCCAAAAATCTAAAAGTATCCATTTTCCTTTTAGTTTTTCATTTTTGTTTAGATTGTCTAGTTCGATTTTTTCGCCTTGAGGAGTTTCTAAATTTATAGTTTTTGTAGTAGAAGAGCTTTTTTTGAAAGTTGAAGGAGAAAATATATTACCACATAATCCTACAAGGAATAAGCTCATGGCAATAATAGGTAAGGCAAATAAGGAAAATTTCATATTATTATTTTGAATAAGATTGTTTAGATAGTTTTTTTATTAAGTGTAATTTTGATAGAAAGAGCTGATAGAAAAATTTATTTTTTATTTTATCATAATTTTATCTTTAATAGAGAGAAATTCAAAACAGCTAAATCAATATATTCAATCACACATACTTATATAAACAAAATTAGTGCTTAGTTTTCTTTAAAAAAATGCAACTTAATAGTAGAAGTTACGTTAGAAGTATTTCTACTAGAATAAATGGCATTTTTGTCTCAAAAACAGTATAGAATATAGGAAACGAGCATTTTCAATAAAAAATTTAACACCTATTTAACCTAATTAATTA
This is a stretch of genomic DNA from Bernardetia sp. MNP-M8. It encodes these proteins:
- a CDS encoding amino acid carrier protein, producing MIYSVQKHFTTKKLLPKSSIFLLTLLFSVFFSLTAFSQSELTGKLETINPSGSINNGIVVAKVQGGTPPYRYYWSNAATPIVADTCKGNTEGATVSLKVIDAADQEAEFQTVVEAESGGENLNATFTPLVNAMATVLFFDPFAAIGIYDPRIQVNEGKVKAPFVTDKLLTKITVKKWLVEDKAKVKQADLIAIVSSNKGDREIYAQFDGTINIALKEGMTVYDVTQNKDASDVVRTNGGVLGIIDYDKEQPLLNPNGTPQTKSIPLVVFWLVLGAIYFTFKMNFINFRGFKHAIDLVSGKFDDPEHDTGEVSHFQALTTALSATVGLGNIASVAIAISIGGPGATFWMITAGLLGMSSKFVECTLGVKYRIIDKEGTVFGGPMYYLSQGLAKKRLGVLGKVLAVTFAVLCIGGSFGGGNMFQVNQAFAQLEGQIPALVGNGVWFGVGFAILVGVVIIGGIKSIAKVTDKIVPFMCGIYVLAALIVIMINITAVGDAIMLIFDGAFNAEAAAGGFIGVLIQGFRRAAFSNEAGVGSASIAHSAAKTDEPVSEGIVALLEPFIDTVIVCTMTALVIIFTGEYANTEGLSGAILTSKAFGKSIPWFPYVLTIAIVLFAFSTMISWSYYGERAWAYLFGQSKVASLVYKAIFLIFVVIGASIELGAVVDFSDMMILGMAFPNILGLIILSPEVRKDLREYFGKVKSGAIKKFK
- a CDS encoding lysophospholipid acyltransferase family protein codes for the protein MDTHTPIKEEKNKIQSPKKFRKTNKRRSDKQKMSWINQVKDIKLIRKDPFGNFLFLKRMLVGVLGAATYPRFNILNNTKVEGAEHLINLPNKGVMFISNHQTYFADVMVMYHIFCSVKWKLKNINFPVYLLNPRTKMFYVAAEETMKDGGWLPKLLAYTGAVTIKRSWRAKGEEVNRGADTSAPNKIKQALAEGWVVTFPQGTTKAFAPVRKGSAHLIHELKPIVVPVYINGFRRAFDKKGFFLKKRGTDLQVTFKKPVQFTDEHTIEDIQKFIEKHVKLPEEMQTIK
- a CDS encoding 30S ribosomal protein S16 produces the protein MATRIRLARRGRKKAARFEIVIADSRAPRDGKFIEKIGTYNPQTVPASIVIDDEKAMKWLMVGAQPSETVRRMLHYKGLMFRKHLQLGVNKGAITQESADEKMAAWREAKDQKIESRISKLSSDKQQAAKDRMAAEAKVKEARTEAIRKKQEEAAKANEPAAEASEEAPEASTEETTENAGE
- the purE gene encoding 5-(carboxyamino)imidazole ribonucleotide mutase, yielding MVSIIMGSRSDLRVMGAAAEVLEELQVEYSLTIVSAHRTPERLFDFAKNARKNGVKVVIAGAGGAAHLPGMVASLTSLPVIGVPVKSSNSIDGWDSVLSILQMPSGVPVATVALDGAKNAGILAAQILGASDEQLAIRLDHFKEALKEKVITDVENIDKNGWKELV
- a CDS encoding thioredoxin family protein, which translates into the protein MKFSLFALPIIAMSLFLVGLCGNIFSPSTFKKSSSTTKTINLETPQGEKIELDNLNKNEKLKGKWILLDFWASWNSESMKDRNVLNEVYSQYNSKNLEIVSVSLDNSKERWKTAIAQNNSSWLELSDLQGWESAVCNKYKVSGLPYHVLLNPKGEIVKTAITNQELVEVLKEVL